Within Candidatus Methylomirabilota bacterium, the genomic segment AGGACCCGCAGAAGTTCCAGAAGCTCGGCGGCAAGATCCCCAAGGGCGTCCTTCTCGTCGGGCCGCCCGGCACCGGCAAGACGCTGCTCGCGAAGGCGATCGCCGGCGAGGCCAACGTGCCGTTCTTCTCGATCTCGGGCTCGGACTTCGTGGAGATGTTCGTGGGCGTCGGCGCCTCCCGGGTGCGCGACCTGTTCGAGCAGGGCAAGAAGCACGCGCCCTGCATCATCTTCATGGACGAGATCGACGCGGTCGGGCGGCACCGGGGCGCGGGTCTCGGCGGCGGCCACGACGAGCGTGAGCAGACCCTGAACCAGCTCCTCGTCGAGATGGACGGCTTCGAGACCAACGAGGGCGTCATCCTCATCGCCGCGACGAACCGGCCGGACGTCCTCGACCCCGCGCTGCTGCGTCCCGGCCGCTTCGACCGGCAGGTGGTCGTGCCGCGGCCGGACGTGAAGGGCCGCGAGGAGATCCTGAGGGTCCACACGCGGCGGATTCCGCTGGCGCCCAACGTCGAGCTGAAGGTGCTCGCGCGCGGCACGCCCGGCTTCTCGGGCGCCGACCTCGCCAACCTCGTCAACGAGGCGGCGCTCCTCGCGGCGCGGCAGAACAAGAAGGTCGTTGAGATGTCCGACTTCGAGAGCGCCAAGGACAAGGTCCTGATGGGTGTGGAGCGGCGCTCGATGATCATCTCGGACGCCGAGAAGCGCATTATCGCCTACCACGAGGCGGGCCACACGCTCGTCGCCGACTTCCTGCCGGGCACCGACCCCGTGCACAAGGTGACGATCATCCCGCGCGGCCGCGCGCTCGGACTCACCCAGCAGCTGCCGCTCGACGACAAGTACAACTACTCGAGGGAGTACCTGGTCAACCGGATCACGATCCTGCTGGGCGGGCGCGGCGCCGAGGAGATCGTTTTCCAGGAGCAGACCACGGGTGCCGGTGACGACCTCGAGAAGGCGACCGAGATGGCGCGCAAGATGGTCTGCGAGTGGGGCATGTCGGACAAGCTCGGCCCGCTCACCTTCGGCAAGAACGAGGAGCACATCTTCCTCGGGCGCGAGGTGGCTCGGGCCAAGGACTACAGCGAAGCCACCGCGCTCCTCATCGACTCGGAGATCAAGCGCATCGTGATGGACGCCGCCGCCCGCGCCCGGCAGATCCTCGGGGAGAACATCGAGAAGCTCCACGCGCTCGCCCGCGCGCTGCTCGAGCGCGAGTCCCTCGACGGCGAGGAGATCGCGCGCATCCTCCGCGCCCGCCCGTTCCAGGAAGCCGCCGCTCCCGCGTAGCTCGGTGGCGCGGGCCAGCCTCGCCGGCCTCTCCCTCGGCGACGGGTTCCCCGTCGCCGTCATGGGCGTCCTGAACGTGAGCCCCGAGTCGTTCCACGCGGGCTCGATCCACGCCCCGGGCGCCGGCCTCGTCGCCGCGGCCCTCGCGATGGCGGAGGCGGGCGCGGCGCTCATCGACGTCGGTGCCCGCTCCACGGCGCCCTACGGGGAGACCGAG encodes:
- the ftsH gene encoding ATP-dependent zinc metalloprotease FtsH encodes the protein EFLKALDQGRVESVVIRGNLVSYTLKDSAQTQRTYIVEYPDLVKTLKDRGVRIAVKPPDTNPWYAIFLQWVPMLLFIGVWVFFMRQMQGGGAKALSFGKARARLISDKQNKVTFQDVAGIDEAKEELREIIDFLKDPQKFQKLGGKIPKGVLLVGPPGTGKTLLAKAIAGEANVPFFSISGSDFVEMFVGVGASRVRDLFEQGKKHAPCIIFMDEIDAVGRHRGAGLGGGHDEREQTLNQLLVEMDGFETNEGVILIAATNRPDVLDPALLRPGRFDRQVVVPRPDVKGREEILRVHTRRIPLAPNVELKVLARGTPGFSGADLANLVNEAALLAARQNKKVVEMSDFESAKDKVLMGVERRSMIISDAEKRIIAYHEAGHTLVADFLPGTDPVHKVTIIPRGRALGLTQQLPLDDKYNYSREYLVNRITILLGGRGAEEIVFQEQTTGAGDDLEKATEMARKMVCEWGMSDKLGPLTFGKNEEHIFLGREVARAKDYSEATALLIDSEIKRIVMDAAARARQILGENIEKLHALARALLERESLDGEEIARILRARPFQEAAAPA